The following are encoded together in the Kineosporiaceae bacterium genome:
- a CDS encoding flagellar biosynthetic protein FliO — MIAVLLARFVRRSGVRGPGAGLRVIDRVGLSREASLAVVQVGEAALVLGITAQSVSLLTTLDAASLPRPDRDTPGTTPGLDIPGTRRAGTGSVLDPRTWKQGLEALRDLTARR, encoded by the coding sequence ATGATCGCGGTACTGCTGGCCCGGTTCGTGCGCCGGTCGGGGGTCCGCGGACCCGGCGCCGGACTGCGGGTGATCGATCGAGTGGGGCTGTCCCGCGAGGCCAGCCTGGCCGTGGTGCAGGTGGGTGAGGCCGCCCTGGTGCTGGGGATCACGGCCCAGTCGGTGAGCCTGCTGACGACCCTGGACGCCGCGAGCCTGCCCCGCCCGGACCGTGACACTCCCGGCACCACCCCCGGCCTCGACATTCCGGGCACGCGACGCGCCGGCACCGGCTCGGTACTCGACCCCCGCACCTGGAAGCAGGGCCTCGAGGCCTTGCGCGACCTCACCGCGCGGCGCTGA
- a CDS encoding OmpA family protein, whose translation MSGDGGHGGGHGKRRGGHDEEHEEHENHEAWLVSYADMMTLLMVLFIVMFAVSQVDMKKFAALKNGLKAGFGAPVAILHGGDQLLDPGGAVAPDSVNLDGSAKGESRTANQEPQVSPEKVAELVNSLAKAAAAKEASKLTKAQKDIEKALAAAGLSKSATFRIDERGLVVTIATDKVLFDNGSAVLQPKGQQILDVVTPTLAALPNRISIDGHTNSIPIHTAQYPTNWELSTDRATRVLRHLAQKIPVDRMSATGFADTRPLQAGTGIEALRVNRRVEIVVLASIDNSAGRAVAAAANQPDATDEDTPEESTPGDATEDTAADEEATDETSQDEEPTGEESIDEEATPDDESAATPSAEPSEEPSPTEEAGPTLDNP comes from the coding sequence ATGAGCGGCGACGGTGGTCACGGCGGCGGCCACGGCAAACGCCGGGGTGGCCACGACGAAGAGCACGAAGAGCACGAGAACCACGAGGCGTGGCTGGTCAGCTACGCCGACATGATGACGCTGCTCATGGTGTTGTTCATCGTCATGTTCGCCGTCAGCCAGGTGGACATGAAGAAGTTCGCCGCGCTCAAGAACGGGCTCAAGGCAGGGTTCGGTGCACCCGTGGCGATCCTGCACGGCGGCGACCAGCTGCTCGACCCGGGCGGCGCGGTGGCTCCGGACAGCGTCAACCTCGACGGATCGGCCAAGGGCGAGAGCCGCACGGCCAATCAGGAGCCGCAGGTATCGCCCGAGAAGGTCGCCGAGCTGGTCAACTCACTGGCCAAGGCGGCCGCGGCCAAGGAGGCCTCCAAGCTGACCAAGGCGCAGAAGGACATCGAGAAGGCCCTTGCCGCAGCGGGTTTGTCCAAGAGCGCCACATTCAGGATCGACGAGCGCGGGCTCGTGGTCACCATTGCCACCGACAAGGTGCTGTTCGACAACGGCAGCGCCGTCCTGCAGCCGAAGGGCCAGCAGATCCTCGACGTGGTCACCCCGACCCTGGCGGCCCTGCCGAATCGGATCAGCATCGACGGGCACACCAACTCGATCCCGATCCACACCGCCCAGTACCCGACGAACTGGGAGCTGTCGACCGACCGAGCCACGCGAGTGCTGCGCCACCTGGCCCAGAAGATCCCGGTGGACCGGATGTCGGCCACCGGATTCGCCGACACCCGCCCATTGCAGGCGGGCACGGGTATCGAGGCCCTCCGGGTGAACCGCCGGGTCGAGATCGTCGTTCTGGCCTCCATCGACAACTCCGCCGGGCGGGCGGTGGCCGCTGCGGCCAACCAACCCGACGCCACGGACGAGGACACGCCGGAGGAGAGCACACCCGGGGATGCGACGGAGGACACCGCCGCCGACGAGGAGGCCACGGACGAGACGTCGCAGGACGAGGAGCCGACCGGCGAGGAGTCGATCGACGAGGAGGCCACCCCCGACGACGAGTCCGCCGCGACACCGAGTGCCGAGCCCAGCGAGGAGCCCTCACCGACCGAGGAGGCCGGCCCCACCCTCGACAACCCCTGA
- a CDS encoding flagellar basal body-associated FliL family protein — protein sequence MADKDETKDDAKAGGGKKKLIVIIALVAVIGGAAFFFLKPSEDAAAAAAKPSPSVSHAPGPVVQLESISINLSGGHFLKLGLALQATAEVTEDVSGAKALDAAIALFSNMTMDELIPAKGRSKAKKELVKEVTELYEDQIYDVYFTEFVMQ from the coding sequence ATGGCCGACAAGGATGAGACCAAGGACGACGCCAAGGCCGGCGGCGGCAAGAAGAAGCTCATCGTCATCATCGCCCTGGTGGCGGTGATCGGTGGCGCAGCCTTCTTCTTCCTCAAGCCGAGCGAGGATGCAGCCGCAGCAGCGGCGAAGCCCTCGCCGTCGGTGTCCCACGCGCCGGGCCCCGTGGTTCAGCTCGAGTCGATCTCGATCAACCTGAGCGGTGGCCACTTCCTCAAACTCGGCCTGGCCCTGCAGGCAACGGCCGAGGTGACCGAGGACGTCTCCGGGGCCAAGGCGCTGGACGCCGCGATCGCCCTGTTCAGCAACATGACCATGGACGAGCTCATCCCCGCCAAGGGTCGTTCGAAGGCGAAGAAGGAGCTCGTCAAGGAAGTCACCGAGCTGTACGAGGACCAGATCTACGACGTCTACTTCACCGAGTTCGTGATGCAGTGA
- a CDS encoding flagellar motor switch protein FliM, translating into MSTGPTSNMRRRRGEARTYDFRRPVRLAREHAHLLRVAMQTFGRQSTTVLTTSLRAVCQIGAPQIEELSYDEFLSSMKDHSVCAVLNLEPWSGKALMTFDLATLLTMIDHQLGGMGSEKQPERPLTDIEQALVRQLITRLLNELAYALEPITKGVRPQLLTLEADARFVQAAASTDPVVVATMDLAVGQRESQLSLCLPYAMLSPALDLATHHDDGDQTRVRTTAALQTQRRLTDVDVDVAIRFEPLRMSSQSIGRLAVGDVLAFPHRTTTPMAVTSASTVFAHAIPGASGRQLAVLIVSAR; encoded by the coding sequence GTGAGTACCGGCCCGACCAGCAACATGCGACGCCGGCGGGGCGAGGCACGCACCTACGACTTCCGGCGGCCGGTCCGGCTGGCCCGTGAGCACGCGCACCTGCTGCGGGTGGCGATGCAGACCTTCGGTCGCCAGTCCACCACCGTGCTCACGACGAGCCTTCGCGCGGTGTGCCAGATCGGGGCGCCCCAGATCGAGGAACTGAGCTACGACGAGTTCCTGTCCAGCATGAAGGACCACTCGGTGTGCGCCGTCCTCAATCTCGAGCCCTGGTCGGGCAAGGCGTTGATGACGTTCGACCTCGCCACGCTGCTGACCATGATCGACCACCAGCTGGGTGGGATGGGCAGCGAGAAGCAGCCCGAGCGGCCGCTGACCGACATCGAGCAGGCGTTGGTGCGTCAGCTCATCACCCGCCTGCTCAACGAACTCGCCTACGCACTCGAGCCGATCACCAAAGGCGTTCGGCCACAACTGCTCACCCTCGAGGCCGATGCCCGGTTCGTCCAGGCCGCGGCGAGCACCGACCCCGTCGTGGTGGCGACGATGGACCTGGCGGTCGGCCAGCGCGAGAGCCAGCTGTCACTGTGCCTGCCGTACGCGATGCTCTCCCCCGCGCTCGATCTGGCCACCCACCACGACGACGGTGACCAGACCCGCGTCCGCACCACCGCGGCCCTCCAGACCCAACGGCGTCTCACCGACGTGGATGTCGATGTCGCCATCCGATTCGAGCCGTTGCGCATGTCGTCCCAGTCCATCGGCCGACTCGCCGTCGGCGATGTGCTCGCCTTTCCGCACCGCACGACCACCCCCATGGCGGTGACGTCGGCGTCCACGGTGTTCGCCCACGCCATCCCCGGCGCCTCGGGACGGCAACTCGCCGTCCTGATCGTCTCTGCCCGCTGA
- a CDS encoding flagellar FlbD family protein — protein MIILTRLGGHEVAVNPDLIERAESTPDTLLTMVDGHKIMVVEPLVEVVELVRTWRATVVAEAHDLCRDRAAARAVSRHPSLFKTSNRATSEGVDEAMGECASLDASLASVLRMPQRGE, from the coding sequence GTGATCATCCTGACCCGCCTGGGCGGCCACGAGGTGGCCGTGAACCCCGACCTGATCGAGCGCGCCGAGAGCACGCCGGACACCTTGCTGACCATGGTCGACGGCCACAAGATCATGGTGGTCGAGCCGCTGGTCGAGGTGGTCGAGCTGGTGCGCACCTGGCGGGCCACCGTGGTGGCCGAGGCCCACGACCTCTGTCGCGATCGAGCGGCCGCGCGGGCCGTCAGCCGCCACCCATCTCTGTTCAAGACGTCGAACCGGGCCACCAGCGAAGGCGTCGACGAAGCCATGGGCGAGTGCGCGTCTCTCGACGCCTCACTCGCCAGCGTGCTGCGCATGCCGCAGCGGGGGGAGTGA
- the fliN gene encoding flagellar motor switch protein FliN — MSFSASPLVPDAQAPAADAGAWARTAQRVIAAVTEALPQIPSASPLVVGEPASDVAAAVLPDPAGAAVTGYLGSGSEGKALLVVGQELVDALAGTPFGAVEPAQALKPAFESLAGALGSRLDGEPTGIGVEDCLEVLTGGITVLVPLMLDDAVAAFVGVTLDDPPPARPTTAAVAGKSWGIDMLRDVEMEVTCELGRTRMTVRQLLALAPGDVVELDRLAGAPADLLVNGTLLARGEVVVVDESFGLRITEIVTQDAI; from the coding sequence ATGAGCTTCTCCGCCTCACCGCTCGTCCCGGACGCCCAGGCGCCCGCCGCGGACGCCGGCGCCTGGGCACGGACCGCGCAACGGGTGATCGCCGCGGTCACCGAAGCGCTGCCACAGATCCCCAGCGCCTCACCGCTGGTCGTCGGCGAGCCGGCCTCGGACGTCGCAGCCGCCGTGCTGCCCGACCCCGCCGGTGCCGCCGTGACCGGCTACCTGGGCAGCGGCTCCGAGGGCAAGGCCCTGTTGGTCGTCGGGCAGGAATTGGTCGATGCCCTGGCCGGCACCCCGTTCGGGGCCGTCGAACCGGCGCAGGCGCTCAAGCCCGCCTTCGAGTCGCTGGCCGGCGCACTCGGCAGCCGCCTCGACGGCGAGCCGACCGGCATCGGCGTCGAGGACTGTCTCGAGGTGCTGACCGGCGGCATCACCGTGCTGGTGCCGCTGATGCTGGACGACGCCGTGGCCGCCTTCGTGGGCGTCACCCTCGACGACCCGCCCCCGGCCCGGCCCACCACCGCCGCGGTGGCCGGCAAGAGCTGGGGCATCGACATGTTGCGCGACGTCGAGATGGAGGTGACCTGCGAGCTGGGTCGCACCCGGATGACGGTGCGTCAGCTACTGGCCCTGGCCCCGGGCGATGTCGTCGAACTGGACCGGTTGGCCGGGGCACCCGCGGATCTGCTGGTCAACGGCACGCTGCTGGCCCGCGGAGAGGTCGTCGTCGTCGACGAGAGCTTCGGGTTGCGGATCACCGAGATCGTCACCCAGGACGCCATCTGA
- a CDS encoding MotA/TolQ/ExbB proton channel family protein has product MDPAGIIGFSVAFAAIMVSNVLEGGNPLHLFAPAALVLIFGGTFAVSTASTTMGGAIGAFKWVIYDLTAKKVDLNASIEPLVKLAEKARREGLLALESEIESVEDEFMKRGLQLAVDGTDPDDVYEIMSAEVKARKAAGTAGSAYWSAAGAYSPTIGIIGTTMGLIHALGMLDKPEKLGGLIAAAFLATFWGILSANVIFLPWSKRIKALVALEANRMEIVIDGVLAIQAGANPRVVATKLRAKIVADVPGGPPEAKEAA; this is encoded by the coding sequence ATGGACCCGGCAGGCATCATCGGCTTCAGTGTCGCCTTCGCGGCGATCATGGTCTCGAATGTGCTCGAAGGTGGTAATCCGCTGCACCTGTTCGCCCCTGCGGCGCTGGTGCTGATCTTCGGTGGCACCTTCGCGGTGAGCACGGCCTCGACCACCATGGGTGGGGCGATCGGCGCCTTCAAGTGGGTCATCTACGACCTCACCGCCAAGAAGGTCGATCTCAACGCCAGCATCGAGCCCCTGGTCAAATTGGCCGAGAAAGCTCGGCGAGAGGGCCTGTTGGCCCTGGAATCCGAGATCGAGTCGGTCGAGGACGAGTTCATGAAACGCGGCCTCCAGCTGGCCGTGGACGGTACCGACCCCGACGATGTGTACGAGATCATGTCGGCGGAGGTCAAGGCTCGCAAGGCCGCCGGCACCGCCGGCAGCGCCTACTGGAGCGCGGCCGGGGCGTACTCCCCGACGATCGGCATCATCGGTACCACGATGGGCCTGATCCACGCCCTGGGAATGCTCGACAAGCCCGAGAAGCTCGGTGGTCTGATCGCGGCGGCGTTCCTCGCCACCTTCTGGGGAATCCTGTCCGCGAACGTGATCTTCCTGCCGTGGAGCAAGCGCATCAAGGCCCTCGTGGCCCTCGAGGCGAACCGCATGGAGATCGTCATCGACGGCGTGCTCGCCATTCAGGCCGGGGCCAACCCCCGCGTGGTGGCCACCAAGCTGCGCGCGAAGATCGTGGCGGACGTGCCCGGCGGACCACCTGAGGCCAAGGAAGCGGCATGA